AGCTGTTTTTTTCAAAAGATAACTGTTTTCATTTAACTCGTTTATTTTTGAATATTTTTTAGTACCAAATTTTGTAATGAAGTAATCTAAACCAAATCGACCTGCATTTGTTCCAGCAACAATGATGAATGTACTTAATAATACTAATTGTGGGTTGATGCTTGTTGTACCACTAAACATGAATGCAAAGTTCATCATTAAAGCGAAGAATGTTGCAGTTTTAGTAAAGCAACCAAGAATTAATCCAAGACCGATTGCAAATTCACCAATTGGCACTAAGAAGTTAAATAAATCAACATGTGGGATTGCAAAATTTGTTAAAAAGTCTGCCCACCAACTTTGTACTGCCGGATGTTCACCTGTTGCACTTTTTACTGCAAATCCTAAAAAACCTGAAGCGTCAAAACCACCAGCCGATAACTTACCCCAACCTGCATGTATGAATTCATAACCTACATAAAGACGAAAAATAGTTAATATAGCAGCTGCCACTTTATTCGTTCTTAAGAAATTGATAAACATATATATTACCTCCGCAAGTTTTATTTTAATTAACTTACTTCTGTTTTTTTGTTTCTTGTTGCTATGTTGTTTCTTGATTACATACTTATTGTACACAATATTTGTGACTTTTTTCACATGGAATTTGAACATTTTGTGTCACTAAATGATTCACTTTGATTAATAAGTTTATTTCACTACTTTCCATGTATCAAAATTGAGTTGCATGAAGATTATGAGAAATTCTAAGTTTTATTTAGCATACTATTTGCTCTTTAAAATCATAAAGAAAGTTAGATATCTCGAGAAAAAGAATACAACCGTCTAATCGAACTTACAATTAAGCCTAAGATTAATATGAAGAGTTCTTTGCTAGCTCTTCTTTTCTAAATTTAGTGGAATAGTATTGATGTTTAACATTTTTTTATTTAATAACATTTTAAATGTTAAAGTGTTTCAACAATTTTAATTTACCAAAAAACACTATAGTAATTATTTTTTTCGGAAATTAAAAATATTAAGAACAAATTTTAGATAGATCGTTTTAAATTTTGATTAGGTTTTTATTGTAAACTTTTTTTGATGAATTAGTTGATTGGAATGGAGGGATGTCGACTCCTATGGGATTAGCGGGAAGGCTAATGAAATAACTAAAAGATCTTTTTTCACAGCTTGACTAAGAAGTGTTATTTTTTATAACTCTTCTTTTTGATTTAATCTCGCAACTATTCCCAATAAAAATACAAAATATTCACTAAAAAAACATTTTTTTAAAATAATGCTCATGTTTTGATTAGCTTTCAATAAAGTGTCATAATAACAAATGAGATATTGGTATTTGCAAGGAGGATTTAATTTGACTAAAAATGATTTAGAACAACTTAGAATTGAAATAGACGAGATTAATCATCAAATATTTGAGTTATTAAATAAAAGAGGCGAAATCGCAAAGAAAATTGGAATAGCAAAAATTGATCAAGGTGTTAAACGTTATGACCCAGTTAGGGAACGTAAGATGCT
This genomic interval from Gottfriedia acidiceleris contains the following:
- a CDS encoding DoxX family protein — encoded protein: MFINFLRTNKVAAAILTIFRLYVGYEFIHAGWGKLSAGGFDASGFLGFAVKSATGEHPAVQSWWADFLTNFAIPHVDLFNFLVPIGEFAIGLGLILGCFTKTATFFALMMNFAFMFSGTTSINPQLVLLSTFIIVAGTNAGRFGLDYFITKFGTKKYSKINELNENSYLLKKTA